The following nucleotide sequence is from Mugil cephalus isolate CIBA_MC_2020 chromosome 18, CIBA_Mcephalus_1.1, whole genome shotgun sequence.
CTCGCGCACGACAGAGAATAAGTGTCTTGTCATCATGGAAATGTGATTGATGGCTCATCTAGCGATCTCCGCGGAGCTACTCAGCCACATATGATGTCTTCATAGTGTCGCCACATGAGTTCACAGAATGACGCTTTGAGACACTATACGTGAAGCCGGATAAAATGCTGTTTTCAGATGCGTTCTCAAGGATTTCTATCCAGCAGTGTGGCCTACATATGGGCAGCATCTGAAGCCACCATGAAAAAATAACCCCTTTCATAAACTTTAGAAGGATTTTGCACTATTGTTCAGTTGGTGGTCACTGCAGTGGTAAACACATGGATAATAGTCCAGGGCCTATGTAAGGGAGCCTCTTGTATGCCAGGCTAAAATGTCAGACTGCATCCCTGAGAACTGGGCCAGGCTTAAAGCCCAGTGAATAATCCAGCCTTGGGTGTAATCAGCGTGAAAGAACAAGCCTGAACTCACCACTGAGCTTGACAGAAAAGGCTGTTAAAAATACCCTCTTCAGTCATATGGTAGCAGAAAAGGATGGGGGAAGAAAATAATCATGCAAGGCCGCCTCTCCCCCAATTTTCAGAGCGTTTTCAAAGAACCAAACCGAGCACAAACTCTGGACACCACAACAAACTTTCACATATccgttcatgttttttttttttttttgcagagcaaGAGATGAAAGGACGGGGAATTCACCCTGTTACCACACGAACCTGCTGCATGTTCAGCTGACTGTTATAGCATGCGGTGATGGAACAGTGTAGCTATTTCTGGTAGGTCTTATAGCATAACGATGAAGGTGAGAATTGTTCTTTCTTAATGGGTGGTTGTGAAAGCGACACATGAACAAATTTGTTGCGAGGAATGGCTAAATGCAAAAGCATGTGTATCAAGCATGCCCAAGACTGTGTGGAGAAGATTAGCATCCAAAAACAAAGTAGTTGCCACTGTGACTACATGACAGCATACTGTGAAGTCTATAAAAAAGTAGCAGAGGCACATTCTTAATTGTTCTTGGGCTTTGCAGGTGCCTTACGGGTCTGTAACACAAAGATACTCTGAAAGAACGTAAATGTCCTTCTGAAGCTACAACAgcaagaaattattttttaccATGCAAAACTTCAATATTAATGTACAAACTTACATTTCCGTGGAAGCTGTATTTTCCTCTCACTATGCACCTGAAGAGCCGCGCGCGATTGTCCTCCTCAAACGGCATGGATCCACTCAGCACAATGTATGCAATCACCCCCAGAGACCACATGTCCACTGCGCAGGAATAGGGTTTCCTCAGCAACACTTCAGGGGCCATGTACTCAGGGGTTCCACAGGTGGTTCTCAAAGACCACGACCTGTCTCCTTTAGTTCCACCCCCACTGTCGCTTCCGTCGGGTTTAGAAACCTCTGGTGTGGCAGCAAAAGTGGCCAATCCAAAGTCAGTCACCAGCAATCTTGAGTCAGGTCCAGGGTGGTAGTACAGAAGATTCTCAGGCTTCaagtctctgtgtgtgatgCCCAAGTCGTGCAGGTACCCCACCCCAGCCAGAGCCATCTGAAGGGCCTGGGTGGCATCTCGCTCCGTGAAGTGGCCCCTGCTGACGACGCGGTCCAACAGCTCCCCGCCGGTCGCCAGTTCCAGGACCATGTAAACCCGCTGTGGAAACTGGAACACCTCGATGAGCTGGATGACATTGCCGTGGCTCACCCGCCGCAGCACCGCCAGCTCCGAGGCGCACACCTCACGGCCCTCTTGGGcctccacctccatcatttTTATGGCGAAGGGCTGGCGAGTCGCCCTGTGCTCGACGCGCACGACGCGGCTGAAGCCTCCGCGACCGATCAGAGCCTTGATGTCATATCTGACAGAGCAGAGGGGGAATGATGACTCATTACGGCATAAGCATCTCCTGGTACACTGTTACGAAGCACTCGATGTCTCtcgctgcagctgcagccgtGATGTATGGGGAGATGGCGGTTGCGGTGTGCTGTGCTGCATGCAAAGCGGATCACGCTGTGATTCTGATTTACATCGCCAGTGAACAAGGCAATACTTGATGGAAGCTGTGGCTTGTCAGATGTACAGCAGGGGATGTGCTTGACCTCAAAAAGAcatcagtttcctttttttcttattatttgttaGCTGACAAGTGTAGGAGAGCTGTCTTCTTCTATTACAGTACTACACCTGCTGAATGAATGTCTTCTATTTTTGCATGGAATGCAGCCAACAACTAAGGACATTAATAAGTCATTTCACACTGTGCTGCAATAAATTACAAATTTTGGGCATGACATATGCAGTCAATAGCCACTGTGCTCGACCACAACATTGCAACAAACtatcataaaaacactgtcaaaTTTCAACTTTTCCCACTTCAATCGAATCACCCCTGTGAAGATTTACCTTGCTGTGACGCGCGGCTCAAACTTGTCCTTATACCTTTCAGCCTCGTCCCGCCGACACCCTTGTCTGAGTTGCGCCTGCCAGTTTGATGCTAGCCGAGAGTTGTCAAGGCTGACAGAAAACCACAGACCTCTTCGCTTCTCCCTCTGCTTGCTCGGCTCATCGTCTCCTCGCACTTTACTGAAAGCCACAAGTGACTGCACCACACTCACGTAGCCCTTCCTGGACGCCTCAGGCTGCACCTTACTGTTCCCGCAGCCCATAGCTCAGAGGGAATCGATCGCTCCTGTGGAGGGAGCCGACGATTCCGGCATCTGCTAAATGTGGCTGGATATGAGAGGGATTTTCTGCGGAGACTCTGGCAGGTGGTGCTTGAGGTGAGTAAACAGCGCTAGTTGGAGCTCCGCCTACTCAGCAGGTTGCAAGTTTGCAGGTGTGTGAACTCTCGCTCGCTTGTGATGAAAGTGTCGCGCAAACAGAAGTTGTTTTGAAGCTATTGTCACTCCTCACAAAGTAAATCGCCACAATATACCAGGTGGAAGGTAGAAGCCAAAGGAGGGCAGATGTCACACAACACATTTCTCAAGTGATTTAAAAAAGCTGCTCGGCATCTGTGGCTCATGTGAACATGGCCAACACCTATCTACGCGAAAGCATTTCTTTTAAGGATCTGTCTTTTGAATGGTGAAAATTGAAGCAGCGGAGGCCAACATATGGAAACCGTGGGCGGGGTGCGTGAACTCTTTATTAAGATGGACAAATGTTCTGCAACGTTACCCACATGCTTCCTTGAAGCTCAGAGTTTCCTTAATCTCCCTTAATGTCCCTCAAAGCAACCGCAATGTAATTTTAATCATGTAcgcatttaaactttaaaagagTTTAATCAGATGGGTTTATACAAAACATTCACCCCCGCACTCCTGTCACGAATTTGCTATAGAAACCAGCTAGAACCATCTGTTCCGGGCTGtaaacaatgtttatttatggaGTGAAGTAAGAAATCGAAAAGGTCTATGGGGGCTCACTTTTGGATCCAACCTCAGACTATTTGAGGCTTTTGGGGCACTTAGCAAAAATGTCCACACTAGACTTGGTCAGGGACAACAGAGGGGGACACTGTGCTGTCagctaagttaagctaaagAAGGAACAAACTATATAAATGTACTTGCGTCATAATATCCTTTTAAAACGTCCTATTCGGTTactagtattattattatctgctGGACGCCATTGTCATGCTTTAAACAACCAAGCATGAGGGTATAAGGGTACTGAGTGTCCAGAGTTGTATCAGAATGTCACCTACTGTCACTGAAGTCTTAGCACATTGCTACtgtttaaagtttgtcagcCCTCAGGAGTGGAGGGGTCCCATATTGGCAGTTGCTTGTCTTCTCCTGGACACACTGTGCTTCAGATTTAAGGAGCTGCAGGTTTTCCTATACCAGATTACCATAGGATAATCTCTatgaaaaaaaaccctgaactTTGCATGTAAAATTCTTGGTTTTACTGCATTTCTACCTTTTGTTTTTGCGTCTCACTTTGCCAGAAACTAACACAGGCAGGTGTTTTCATTGTACTGTTTGCATTGTTAGGCACAGTATGTCGTACAGTGTCTGTCAGGCTCCGACTAGCCTGAGCTGCTTTCTCTATTTTCTGCATCATGTTGTGCTGCTGTCATGACGTGTCCATAATCTTCTGAGAACTGAAcggggaaggagaagaaaaaaaaagagaagaaaagaaaacaacaacatccatccttctcctccttgcCTGCGCCCGGCCCTTTGTTTAAAAGAGCTTGCAGAAACTGAGGAAGACACGAAAACGTGCCCGTATTTATTCATACGAGACAGCTGAGCAGAAGCAAGGGAtcaaaaggaggaaagaagcaCCTTTTTACCACAAGTCTGCTGTACACCGGGTTGAAATTATTCGCTTTCCACTCGAGCAGCACGAAATTATGTGTTTTTACGAGGTTTGTATAATGAGTTCATGTTTATGGATATATTGCACAgcttgtttgtgtatttagGAAGATATGGAGGCCCTGTTTCTAAAACAAGCTATGCTATATTTATAGTAAAACCTGGCTAAGCTatactcagttcttatcagaaattgagtctggtaacatgccATTTCTACTTCATGGTGCACATTTCAACTGatagagaaaaaacaaaatacttccTCGTGCCACCGGATCATCCTGCAGCCAATTACAGCAAGTTTGTAGTAAACAAATTCAGCCTAGATGAAAGGGATGCGGATACATCGCCATTTCACTTCTCTCTGTTGGCACAAAAACTTTCTGTGGGTGATGATGTGAAAACCGTAGCTTAGCCCAGTGTTTTCCAACCCTTCTTGAGCCATGGcacatacactcaccggccactttattaggtacatcttgCTAATAAAATGTTGGACCCcattttaccttcagaactgccttaattcttcatggcatactttcaacaaggtgttggaaatgttcctcagagattttggccCACGTTGACATGAtagcagttgctgcagatttgttcgctgcacatctatgatgcgaatctcccgtaccaccacatcccaaaggtgcttcATTGGATTGCTGCTGGAAGTAGCGGTCAAAAGatgggatggacatggtcagcaacaatactcaggcaggctgtggcatttaaaccatgctcaacATGTattaaggggcccaaagtgtgccaagaaaatatcccttacaccattacaccaccacctccaGCCTGAACCTTTGATACAAGGAAGGATGGAttcatgctttcatgttgttaaCGCCAAaatctgaccctgccatccgaatgtcgcagctgaaatcgagaccaagcaatgtttttccaatcttctattgtccaattttgttgagcctgtgtgaactgtagtctcagtttcctgttcttagctgacaggagtgacatctggtgtggtcttctgctgctgtaacccatcttcttcaaggttggacgtgttgtgcgttcagagatggtattctgcattccttggttgtaacgcctggttatttgagtcactgtggcctttctatcatctccaaccagtctgcccattctccactgacctctcacatcaacaaggcatggGTAGATGGTTAGAAAAATCCCATGGCACACCAGCAAATGAAAATGACCCAATTTCTCACCTGTTTAGTTGAACTTAAAGCTAATATTCCCACAGTAAttgaagaaagacaaacacgAACATCTTCCTCAATGACTCAgagtctctctctttttttagtttttacattAGTCATGCTTGAAAAGCCCAACTT
It contains:
- the LOC124995975 gene encoding serine/threonine-protein kinase H1-like encodes the protein MGCGNSKVQPEASRKGYVSVVQSLVAFSKVRGDDEPSKQREKRRGLWFSVSLDNSRLASNWQAQLRQGCRRDEAERYKDKFEPRVTARYDIKALIGRGGFSRVVRVEHRATRQPFAIKMMEVEAQEGREVCASELAVLRRVSHGNVIQLIEVFQFPQRVYMVLELATGGELLDRVVSRGHFTERDATQALQMALAGVGYLHDLGITHRDLKPENLLYYHPGPDSRLLVTDFGLATFAATPEVSKPDGSDSGGGTKGDRSWSLRTTCGTPEYMAPEVLLRKPYSCAVDMWSLGVIAYIVLSGSMPFEEDNRARLFRCIVRGKYSFHGNPWQSVSNLAKDFILRLLVLDPAARLTAAQAVRHPWVVTMAASSSMRNLHRSISQNLRQRASRSSSRCPSSAASSGDANAAGWVGKRKSRSSTGAEQLD